The proteins below are encoded in one region of Tolumonas auensis DSM 9187:
- the gmd gene encoding GDP-mannose 4,6-dehydratase: protein MKKALITGITGQDGSYLAEFLLEKGYEVHGIKRRASSFNTSRIDHIYQDPHVTNPKLHLHYGDLTDTSNLTRILAEVKPDEVYNLGAMSHVAVSFESPEYTADVDAIGTLRLLEAIRFLGLEKKTRFYQASTSELYGLVQETPQKETTPFYPRSPYAVAKMYAYWITVNYREAYGMYACNGILFNHESPRRGETFVTRKITRALANIAQGLEPCLYLGNMDSLRDWGHARDYVKMQWLMLQQEQPEDFVIATGVQYSVRQFVEFAAKELGITLRFEGSGVDEKGYVAAVSGDNAPGAKVGDLIVAVDPRYFRPSEVETLLGDPTKAKEKLGWVPETTLQTMVEEMVRSDLAESKKHVLLKSHGFDVSLSLE, encoded by the coding sequence GTGAAAAAAGCACTTATCACTGGTATCACTGGTCAGGACGGCTCTTATCTGGCAGAGTTTCTTTTAGAAAAAGGCTATGAAGTACACGGTATTAAACGCCGTGCTTCGTCATTTAACACTAGTCGTATTGATCATATTTATCAGGATCCGCATGTTACAAATCCGAAACTGCATCTGCACTACGGTGATCTGACTGATACCTCCAACCTGACCCGTATTCTGGCCGAAGTTAAGCCGGATGAAGTATATAACCTGGGTGCGATGAGCCATGTGGCGGTTTCTTTCGAATCACCGGAATATACCGCTGATGTTGATGCGATTGGTACGCTGCGTTTGCTAGAAGCAATCCGTTTCTTGGGTCTGGAAAAGAAAACCCGTTTCTATCAGGCATCCACTTCCGAGCTGTATGGTCTGGTGCAGGAAACGCCACAGAAAGAAACCACGCCGTTTTATCCGCGTTCGCCTTATGCAGTCGCCAAGATGTACGCCTACTGGATCACGGTAAACTACCGTGAAGCGTATGGCATGTATGCCTGTAACGGCATTCTGTTCAACCATGAATCCCCGCGTCGTGGTGAAACCTTCGTAACCCGCAAAATTACCCGTGCCTTGGCTAACATTGCGCAGGGTTTAGAGCCTTGTCTCTATCTGGGTAATATGGATTCACTACGTGACTGGGGTCATGCCCGCGATTACGTTAAAATGCAGTGGCTGATGCTGCAGCAGGAACAGCCGGAAGATTTTGTTATTGCCACTGGTGTACAATATTCCGTACGTCAGTTCGTCGAGTTCGCAGCCAAAGAACTGGGTATCACCCTGCGTTTTGAAGGCTCAGGTGTCGATGAAAAAGGTTATGTCGCTGCGGTGTCTGGTGATAATGCACCGGGCGCGAAAGTTGGCGATTTGATAGTAGCCGTTGACCCGCGTTATTTCCGTCCTTCTGAAGTTGAAACCCTGCTGGGCGATCCGACCAAAGCCAAAGAGAAATTAGGCTGGGTGCCGGAAACCACACTGCAGACGATGGTCGAAGAGATGGTGCGGAGTGATTTGGCTGAGTCAAAAAAACATGTGCTGCTAAAATCACACGGCTTCGATGTCAGCCTGTCGCTGGAGTAA
- a CDS encoding LPS O-antigen chain length determinant protein WzzB, with translation MNNKEFPQQANMPYPYPMPYQDNDEIDLVELFRTLWKQKAKIALVTAATTLVAGIYAFTAEEVWTSKAVFDAPKLEEIGSYYEFTQQLRRTLQKPTIGAITLIPDQITKEVFTEFQKQTNSIDLRREFWSQSDYYHNLVINIKSEKDKEKKLDDLIEKNITVVPIDEQKVKFPSVSLSVNDATTAKELLIQYVDKLNAKVWKSKSTELKTILKEEVAELENEKKLLEFRAETDRNNSIDIIRKAKSVAEKANIKELNLSAMQGNANVSSRDMLFFLGTKALDAQIDNLVNKPVTMPVRYYEVERMLTELKKLPEFKVDIKSYRYLQAPSEPLTRDGPKRTLIIVVSFLFGMILSCIAILIKKVFLNLACCNK, from the coding sequence ATGAATAACAAAGAGTTCCCGCAACAAGCAAACATGCCTTATCCATATCCAATGCCTTATCAGGACAATGACGAAATTGATCTGGTGGAGCTGTTCCGTACCCTGTGGAAGCAAAAGGCGAAAATTGCACTGGTGACAGCGGCAACTACCCTAGTTGCCGGAATTTATGCATTTACTGCAGAAGAAGTGTGGACGTCGAAAGCGGTGTTTGATGCGCCAAAGCTGGAAGAGATCGGTTCATACTATGAATTTACTCAGCAGCTGAGACGTACCTTACAAAAGCCAACTATTGGCGCTATAACGCTAATACCAGATCAAATAACGAAAGAAGTGTTTACTGAATTTCAGAAGCAGACCAACTCTATCGATTTACGCCGCGAATTCTGGTCACAAAGTGATTATTACCATAATTTGGTAATAAATATTAAATCAGAAAAAGATAAAGAAAAAAAATTAGATGATTTAATAGAAAAAAACATAACTGTTGTTCCAATCGATGAACAAAAAGTAAAATTCCCTTCTGTATCTTTGTCTGTTAATGATGCGACAACAGCAAAAGAATTATTAATTCAGTATGTTGATAAACTGAATGCAAAAGTGTGGAAGAGTAAAAGCACAGAATTAAAAACTATACTGAAAGAAGAAGTTGCTGAGTTAGAAAATGAAAAAAAACTTCTTGAGTTCAGAGCAGAGACTGATAGAAATAATTCAATAGACATTATTAGAAAAGCAAAAAGTGTAGCTGAAAAAGCGAATATCAAAGAGTTAAACCTCAGTGCAATGCAGGGTAATGCTAATGTTAGCTCTAGAGATATGCTGTTCTTCTTGGGAACAAAAGCACTTGATGCACAAATTGATAACCTGGTAAATAAACCTGTAACTATGCCGGTACGTTACTATGAAGTAGAACGTATGCTAACTGAGCTGAAAAAGTTACCGGAGTTTAAGGTTGATATAAAAAGTTACCGGTATTTACAGGCGCCGAGTGAGCCGTTGACTAGGGACGGACCGAAAAGAACTCTGATTATTGTTGTCAGCTTTTTGTTTGGAATGATATTAAGCTGTATTGCCATACTAATAAAAAAGGTCTTTTTGAATTTAGCTTGTTGTAATAAATAA
- a CDS encoding oligosaccharide flippase family protein yields MILNKELINVCSVALSMILPPALNFLFLIFVAHLTAINVYGELAICIALVSVLTGFSDLGLRDFLLSKKGLSQSYSNGNGLFYPTNLFFFVLLFIIISYLLLGGRNNNIILIFIVYIPEAYAYGVLQKNIFFFYQKKNELVSFSKNDSLFKSLPFLLKLAVLYFSNDLILAIASGSLFSFFSYLFWFYLRCVRSECFFDRAYKPNVILYMVLSAWRLWLPFTISFFSFFLYFGFDRVLIEGLLGSSQLAIYSAAASFISIGQIVVNALWSLYMPKVSRGEDIFGQRKAIFLSIILGFSIFVSYQFFSFWLFGYFYPEKYEPSILILSIMSFFFLFRFPNVVLEIYWLAANKYNTFVRFRVICGSFNVFLSFLLTPLWGILVPAILLVVSEAFLLFLILMCEIKWKV; encoded by the coding sequence ATGATTTTAAATAAAGAGTTAATAAATGTCTGCTCGGTTGCTTTATCTATGATTTTGCCTCCAGCACTAAATTTTCTATTTCTGATTTTTGTGGCTCACTTAACTGCAATTAATGTGTATGGGGAGCTCGCAATTTGTATTGCCCTAGTTTCGGTTTTAACTGGATTTTCTGATTTAGGTTTGAGGGACTTTTTATTAAGCAAAAAGGGGTTGTCTCAAAGTTATTCTAATGGGAATGGACTTTTTTACCCTACAAACTTGTTCTTTTTTGTATTGTTGTTTATTATCATCTCATATTTGTTATTAGGGGGACGCAATAATAATATTATTTTAATCTTTATTGTTTATATACCTGAGGCATATGCATACGGAGTGTTGCAAAAAAACATTTTCTTCTTTTATCAGAAAAAAAATGAATTGGTGTCTTTTTCAAAGAATGATTCTCTTTTTAAGAGTTTGCCATTCTTACTGAAATTAGCGGTATTGTACTTTTCAAATGATTTGATTTTAGCTATTGCTAGTGGCTCTCTTTTTTCGTTTTTTTCTTATTTATTTTGGTTTTATCTAAGATGTGTTCGATCTGAATGTTTTTTTGATAGAGCATACAAACCTAATGTAATTTTGTATATGGTATTGTCTGCTTGGCGTTTATGGTTACCTTTTACTATTTCATTTTTCTCCTTCTTTTTATATTTTGGTTTTGATAGGGTTTTAATTGAAGGGCTACTTGGATCATCTCAACTTGCTATTTATTCTGCGGCTGCTTCTTTTATATCTATTGGTCAGATTGTTGTAAATGCTTTATGGTCTTTGTATATGCCAAAGGTATCTAGGGGAGAAGATATCTTTGGGCAAAGAAAAGCTATTTTTCTTTCGATTATCTTGGGTTTTTCTATTTTTGTGTCTTATCAGTTTTTTTCTTTTTGGTTGTTTGGGTATTTTTATCCAGAAAAATATGAACCCTCAATTTTAATTCTGTCAATTATGTCTTTCTTTTTTTTATTTAGGTTTCCTAATGTTGTTTTGGAGATTTATTGGCTTGCTGCAAACAAATACAATACTTTTGTCAGATTTAGAGTGATTTGTGGATCTTTTAATGTTTTTTTAAGTTTTTTATTAACCCCCCTATGGGGGATATTGGTTCCGGCAATTTTATTAGTAGTGTCTGAAGCATTTTTATTGTTTCTTATTTTGATGTGTGAAATAAAATGGAAGGTTTAG